A stretch of the Glutamicibacter sp. JL.03c genome encodes the following:
- a CDS encoding SseB family protein: MSTEHSESAPKRHLPGHIVAALAQAGSPADSAGQSWDGRDLSGEGNPLHNFDKDDGSADAPTMAALARLREGKGSETEVHKALATARVFVAVVAQLGEEAMTDHGFASDKEADMALVKIKAPDGRMALPVFTTVERLQAWHKEARPVAVFAPRAALSAVSEECQLLVLDPGSDFTFVLRRPGVWNLAKQVDWIPSYQNQQIANLVHDATEGFSQLQAVQLAPGRGVGSRSRDGQMVPGGGSGPELNLQFVFAPGTSQNQAQEITSAIQGRLSQNTEFTEAVDSLELSLHSAPS; this comes from the coding sequence ATGAGTACGGAGCATTCTGAATCAGCGCCAAAACGCCACCTGCCAGGACATATTGTCGCGGCACTGGCTCAGGCCGGTTCACCCGCCGACTCTGCAGGACAGAGTTGGGATGGCCGCGACCTCAGCGGCGAAGGCAACCCGCTGCACAACTTCGACAAGGACGACGGCAGCGCCGACGCTCCAACCATGGCCGCCCTCGCGCGACTGCGCGAAGGCAAAGGCTCTGAAACCGAAGTCCACAAGGCCCTGGCCACCGCGCGAGTATTCGTTGCCGTCGTGGCGCAATTGGGTGAAGAAGCTATGACCGATCACGGATTCGCCTCGGACAAGGAAGCCGACATGGCGCTGGTGAAAATCAAGGCACCGGACGGACGCATGGCGCTCCCGGTCTTTACCACCGTCGAACGCCTGCAAGCCTGGCACAAGGAAGCTCGTCCAGTGGCGGTCTTCGCTCCGCGAGCCGCGCTGTCGGCAGTCAGCGAAGAATGCCAGCTGCTGGTACTCGACCCGGGCAGCGACTTCACCTTTGTCCTGCGACGACCGGGGGTCTGGAACCTCGCCAAACAGGTCGACTGGATTCCGAGCTATCAGAACCAGCAGATCGCCAATCTCGTGCACGATGCCACCGAAGGCTTTAGCCAACTGCAGGCCGTGCAGCTAGCCCCCGGCAGGGGAGTAGGGTCAAGATCACGTGACGGCCAGATGGTTCCAGGCGGTGGCTCCGGACCGGAACTTAATTTGCAGTTTGTTTTCGCACCGGGAACAAGCCAGAACCAAGCGCAGGAAATTACCAGCGCAATTCAGGGACGCTTGTCCCAGAACACTGAATTCACTGAAGCAGTGGATTCTCTAGAACTCAGTTTGCACAGCGCGCCAAGTTGA